In the Methanobrevibacter boviskoreani JH1 genome, one interval contains:
- a CDS encoding 50S ribosomal protein L21e yields MQRSRGFKSRSRNKLTKKPRVGRSNPITKKLQTFNEGDLVHIIIDPSIHRGQPHSRFHGKTAKVIGKRGSAYLLGLKDGNKYKELIVRPDHLKLQE; encoded by the coding sequence ATGCAAAGATCAAGAGGATTTAAAAGTAGATCAAGAAATAAATTAACCAAAAAACCACGTGTTGGTCGTTCTAACCCTATTACTAAAAAACTTCAAACTTTCAATGAAGGAGATTTAGTACATATCATTATTGACCCAAGTATCCACAGAGGACAACCACACTCCAGATTCCATGGTAAAACTGCTAAAGTTATTGGAAAAAGAGGTAGTGCTTATTTACTTGGATTAAAAGATGGTAACAAATACAAAGAATTAATTGTAAGACCAGACCACTTAAAATTACAAGAGTGA
- a CDS encoding tRNA pseudouridine(54/55) synthase Pus10 gives MEDETLDIARRLIELSDNKICNHCLGRKFSDKIEGKDNEERGLKIRKELSFDNPKNNDICPICQNTFEKINEELFNKIQDKIDSIGLEFDNYLVGSKIPKEILNKDDEISERYDFKVENIKKEVNRIIGKEIGLIYNKDAEFKHNDITIEINFKKDNLSVYIQINPIFIEGTYNKYKRGIPQTKWLCRKCHGKGCEYCNYQGKMYPESVEELLSDVLLEKTKGRSCKFHGAGREDIDVLMLGDGRPFVIEVVEPKIRNIDLRELEDEANRHAAGKTKYNNLKYSKRNRKAEIKLSSPDAYKAYEAIVDCDDEIDEGELEILKTLDLIKQQTPQRVLRRRADKVREKRVLGVETEIIGPKSFKMKVKTQGGLYIKELISSDDGRSNPSVTSLLNKQCVCRQLDVIEVSKK, from the coding sequence ATGGAAGATGAAACATTAGATATTGCAAGAAGATTGATAGAACTTAGTGATAACAAGATATGTAATCACTGTCTAGGACGTAAGTTTTCAGATAAGATTGAAGGAAAGGACAATGAGGAGAGAGGTCTTAAAATAAGAAAGGAACTTTCTTTTGATAATCCTAAAAACAATGACATATGTCCAATATGCCAGAACACATTTGAAAAGATTAATGAGGAACTATTCAATAAGATACAGGATAAAATTGATTCAATAGGCCTTGAATTTGACAATTATTTAGTAGGTTCTAAGATTCCTAAAGAGATTCTAAATAAGGACGATGAAATCTCAGAAAGATATGACTTTAAGGTTGAGAATATAAAGAAGGAAGTCAATAGAATAATCGGGAAAGAAATTGGTTTAATCTACAATAAAGATGCCGAATTCAAACATAATGACATTACCATTGAAATCAACTTTAAAAAAGACAATCTAAGTGTCTATATCCAAATAAATCCAATCTTTATAGAGGGAACCTATAATAAATATAAAAGGGGCATTCCCCAGACCAAATGGTTATGCAGAAAGTGCCATGGAAAGGGATGTGAATACTGTAATTATCAAGGTAAAATGTATCCGGAATCCGTTGAGGAATTGCTATCAGATGTCTTACTTGAAAAGACCAAGGGAAGATCCTGTAAATTCCATGGTGCAGGTAGAGAGGACATTGATGTTTTAATGTTAGGTGACGGAAGACCATTTGTTATTGAGGTTGTGGAACCTAAGATTAGAAACATAGACCTTAGAGAACTGGAAGATGAGGCAAATAGACATGCTGCAGGTAAAACAAAATACAACAATTTAAAGTATTCAAAGAGAAACAGGAAAGCAGAGATAAAGCTTTCCTCACCAGATGCATATAAGGCATATGAGGCAATTGTTGACTGTGATGATGAAATCGATGAAGGGGAACTTGAGATTTTAAAAACATTAGATTTGATTAAGCAGCAAACCCCTCAGAGAGTGTTAAGAAGACGTGCCGATAAAGTTAGAGAAAAGAGAGTTTTAGGTGTTGAAACTGAAATAATAGGCCCAAAATCATTTAAAATGAAAGTTAAAACCCAAGGGGGATTATATATTAAGGAACTTATCTCATCAGATGATGGAAGAAGTAATCCAAGTGTTACCAGTCTTTTAAATAAGCAGTGTGTCTGTAGGCAACTAGATGTTATTGAGGTAAGTAAAAAATAG
- a CDS encoding signal recognition particle protein Srp54 yields the protein MDMLGNLGESLSNSIKKLAGMSVIDKKTVKEVVKDIQRALIQSDVNVKLVFKLSKRIEDRALNEKPPKGITAREYVITIIYEEMVNLLGGSEPAKLEITEKPFKILFLGLQGSGKTTTIGKLCKYLIKKGYNPAVVCTDTWRPAAYEQLRQLTDELDISLYGDPENKDALDLAKKGLEKFKNQRIIIFDTAGRHKQESDLIEEMNKLDNVINPSESILVVDGTIGQIAGEQAKAFSEATDIGSIIISKLDGSGKGGGALSAVAETGAPIKFIGTGEKIDDFEVFDPERFISRLLGMGDIQSLVERAEENIDEDVAQKTMNNMMSGKFTLVDMRNQFDMMNKMGPMQQVMSMIPGLGNKVPKEFTKMTEDKIETFKIIMSSMTQEEMENPKMIKQSRARRIARGSGVEEKDIKELLKYYNNSKRAMKGIGKRGGFGGGNINRIMNQMRR from the coding sequence ATAGATATGTTAGGAAATTTAGGAGAGAGCCTAAGTAACAGTATAAAAAAATTAGCAGGAATGTCTGTTATTGATAAAAAAACCGTTAAAGAAGTTGTAAAAGATATACAACGTGCATTAATTCAATCTGATGTTAACGTTAAATTGGTTTTTAAATTATCAAAGAGAATTGAAGACAGAGCTTTAAACGAAAAGCCTCCTAAAGGAATAACTGCAAGAGAATATGTCATTACAATTATTTATGAGGAAATGGTTAATTTATTAGGTGGTTCAGAACCAGCAAAACTAGAAATTACTGAAAAACCTTTTAAGATTCTATTTCTTGGATTACAAGGTAGTGGTAAAACTACCACCATCGGTAAACTATGTAAATATCTGATTAAAAAAGGATATAACCCTGCTGTTGTATGTACAGATACATGGAGACCAGCGGCATATGAACAATTAAGACAATTGACTGATGAATTAGATATTTCCTTATACGGAGATCCTGAAAACAAGGATGCTCTTGATTTAGCTAAAAAAGGTCTTGAAAAATTTAAAAACCAGAGAATCATAATATTCGATACAGCAGGTAGACATAAACAGGAATCCGATCTAATCGAGGAAATGAACAAATTGGACAATGTTATTAATCCAAGTGAATCCATACTTGTAGTAGACGGAACTATTGGACAGATTGCAGGAGAACAGGCAAAGGCATTTTCCGAGGCTACCGATATTGGTTCCATAATCATCTCAAAATTAGACGGTTCAGGTAAAGGGGGAGGAGCACTGTCTGCAGTAGCGGAAACCGGTGCACCTATTAAATTCATAGGTACCGGTGAGAAGATTGATGATTTCGAAGTCTTTGATCCGGAAAGGTTTATCTCAAGATTACTTGGTATGGGAGATATTCAGTCACTTGTTGAAAGGGCAGAGGAAAACATCGATGAGGATGTCGCTCAAAAAACCATGAACAATATGATGAGTGGTAAGTTTACACTTGTTGACATGAGGAATCAATTCGATATGATGAATAAGATGGGGCCAATGCAACAGGTTATGAGCATGATACCTGGACTTGGAAATAAAGTGCCTAAGGAATTTACAAAGATGACCGAGGACAAGATTGAAACATTTAAAATAATCATGTCCTCAATGACTCAGGAGGAGATGGAAAATCCTAAGATGATAAAACAGTCAAGGGCAAGAAGAATTGCAAGAGGTTCCGGTGTTGAGGAAAAAGACATTAAGGAACTTTTGAAATACTATAACAATAGTAAAAGAGCAATGAAAGGTATTGGTAAACGTGGAGGATTTGGTGGCGGAAATATTAACCGTATCATGAACCAAATGAGAAGATAA
- a CDS encoding transcription factor S produces MEFCPNCGAMLLPQGNKVKCNKCGYEKDLSKSETDEYEVSEKVQAKDNVIMKGEDIETLPTTKVTCPNCGFTKAYWWLQQTRSADEAETRFFKCMECKHVWREYD; encoded by the coding sequence ATGGAATTCTGTCCAAATTGCGGTGCTATGTTACTTCCACAAGGTAACAAGGTCAAATGTAATAAATGTGGATATGAAAAAGATTTATCCAAATCAGAAACAGATGAATATGAGGTTTCTGAAAAAGTACAAGCTAAAGATAATGTTATTATGAAAGGGGAAGATATTGAGACCCTTCCGACTACTAAAGTTACTTGTCCAAATTGTGGTTTTACTAAGGCTTATTGGTGGTTACAACAAACACGTAGTGCTGATGAAGCTGAAACTAGATTCTTTAAATGTATGGAATGTAAACATGTTTGGAGAGAATATGATTAA
- the pcn gene encoding proliferating cell nuclear antigen (pcna): MFKAELSDPNILKTSFDAISSIVDEVQLQTDSEGVRLNALDRSHITFVHLELKASLFDEFICDEPEKINVDTEELMKVLKRSKSNDRVILSLDEGNLIITFEGEAKRTFKIRLIDMEYDAPSAPPLEYPTKFDIPFALLKDSINDIDIFSDKIILMVNEEVFKAAAEGEFGDANIEYIHGEKIDNEAKSIFSLEKIREMLKADKFSDVATIKLGNDMPLSLSLKMVSEEGELSFLLAPRIESDE, from the coding sequence ATGTTTAAAGCAGAGTTAAGTGACCCAAATATTTTAAAAACAAGTTTTGATGCTATTTCATCAATTGTTGATGAAGTACAATTACAAACTGATAGTGAAGGTGTCAGATTAAATGCTCTTGATAGAAGTCATATAACTTTTGTTCATTTAGAGCTTAAAGCAAGTTTATTTGATGAATTTATTTGCGATGAACCTGAAAAAATAAATGTTGACACCGAAGAATTGATGAAAGTTTTAAAACGTTCCAAATCTAACGATAGGGTAATTTTATCATTGGATGAAGGTAATCTTATTATTACCTTTGAAGGTGAAGCTAAAAGAACATTTAAAATACGCCTTATAGATATGGAATATGATGCTCCATCAGCACCACCATTAGAATATCCAACTAAATTTGATATTCCTTTTGCACTTTTAAAAGATTCTATTAATGATATTGATATTTTCTCTGATAAAATCATATTAATGGTTAATGAAGAGGTATTTAAAGCAGCAGCTGAAGGAGAATTCGGTGATGCTAATATTGAATATATACATGGTGAAAAAATAGATAATGAGGCTAAATCCATATTCTCTTTGGAAAAAATTAGGGAAATGCTTAAAGCAGATAAATTCTCAGATGTTGCTACTATTAAACTAGGTAATGATATGCCTTTAAGTCTTTCACTTAAAATGGTTTCTGAGGAAGGGGAACTTAGTTTCTTACTTGCTCCACGTATTGAATCCGATGAATAA
- a CDS encoding HemK2/MTQ2 family protein methyltransferase translates to MKTEDFQIKTSDLVYIPAEDTFLLADNLEIDKNDTVLEIGTGTGTVAMYASKLTDNQITVTDINLDALSLAEENFEINNIDNIETVFGNLFEPLKNRKFDVILFNTPYLPTEENDIIDDDLNYAFDGGADGRKVIDPFLYEVKNHLNDNGKVQLIQSSLSNIPKTLDILEKEGFKCEITASEHFFFEEVALITGYLI, encoded by the coding sequence ATGAAAACAGAAGATTTTCAAATAAAAACAAGCGATCTGGTCTACATTCCAGCAGAGGATACTTTCCTTTTAGCGGACAATCTTGAAATTGATAAGAATGATACCGTATTGGAGATTGGAACCGGAACTGGAACTGTTGCCATGTATGCATCCAAACTAACAGATAATCAGATCACAGTCACAGACATTAATTTAGACGCCCTAAGCTTAGCTGAGGAGAATTTTGAAATAAACAATATTGATAACATTGAAACTGTTTTCGGTAATCTGTTTGAGCCATTGAAAAATAGAAAGTTTGATGTAATTTTATTTAATACTCCATATCTACCAACCGAAGAAAATGATATTATCGATGATGATTTAAATTATGCATTCGACGGTGGAGCAGATGGAAGAAAAGTTATTGACCCATTCTTATATGAAGTGAAAAATCATTTAAATGATAATGGAAAGGTTCAGCTAATACAGTCATCATTATCAAACATTCCAAAAACCTTAGACATTCTTGAAAAAGAAGGTTTTAAATGTGAGATAACAGCTAGTGAACATTTCTTCTTTGAAGAGGTTGCTTTAATCACAGGTTATTTAATTTAA
- a CDS encoding DNA replication complex subunit Gins51, giving the protein MDKFFQELRKIQKKERGNSSLAKVDNNFYSLIYSYINDLIDNVSDDPFSNVNYLLKDTQRIATEICERREHKIAEAALMNIHRSYHLFKGKPEFDLLDTTPLNLTDEEEKLYYSLIDAFKNHRNNISLDSFNKSSKKEESATVFNQDTSRENSHQMDDSDDEVLNRLNEISKGKVLENEKRESVEKQIINSKIERAKKNNVNNAPFKTNKSSNERESVNSSRVVTNQDSSNVDELDNLQESIDNQFVDLKEEDFLDSKIKNKHLVDKTLVLVFKDFNQIIGVDEKIYGPFKSQDLVIMPKANANVIVRCRKGRIIEI; this is encoded by the coding sequence GTGGATAAATTTTTTCAAGAATTACGTAAAATCCAAAAAAAAGAACGGGGTAATAGTTCACTGGCTAAAGTGGATAATAATTTCTATAGTCTAATTTATTCCTATATTAATGATCTTATAGATAATGTTAGTGATGATCCTTTTTCAAATGTAAACTATCTTTTAAAGGATACTCAAAGAATTGCAACAGAAATCTGTGAAAGAAGGGAACATAAAATTGCCGAAGCGGCATTAATGAATATTCATAGGTCATATCATTTATTTAAAGGTAAACCTGAATTTGACTTATTGGATACTACCCCACTTAATCTAACTGATGAAGAGGAAAAATTGTACTATTCATTGATAGACGCATTTAAAAATCATAGAAATAACATTTCCTTAGATTCCTTCAATAAATCTAGTAAGAAAGAGGAATCCGCCACGGTTTTTAACCAGGATACTTCTAGAGAAAACTCTCATCAAATGGATGATTCAGATGATGAGGTTTTAAATAGGTTAAATGAAATCTCCAAGGGTAAAGTCTTAGAAAACGAGAAGAGGGAATCCGTTGAAAAACAGATAATTAATTCTAAAATTGAAAGGGCAAAAAAAAATAATGTTAACAATGCCCCTTTCAAGACTAACAAATCTTCTAATGAAAGGGAATCAGTAAACTCCTCCCGTGTAGTTACTAATCAGGATTCAAGTAATGTTGATGAATTAGATAACTTACAGGAATCTATCGATAATCAATTTGTAGATTTAAAGGAAGAGGATTTTTTGGATTCAAAAATAAAAAATAAACATCTGGTAGATAAAACTTTGGTTCTGGTTTTTAAAGATTTTAATCAGATAATTGGTGTTGATGAGAAGATTTATGGTCCATTTAAATCTCAGGATTTAGTTATTATGCCTAAAGCAAATGCTAATGTAATAGTAAGGTGTAGAAAAGGACGCATTATAGAAATCTAG
- a CDS encoding DUF655 domain-containing protein, whose translation MADKTQNKNKHLFVKEENAIILDYLSLGYTNKDQTRYKRKPIAQAIGTEKFTLLELIPKENVDIEIHEKVYIGPGKRDKIKTVKQLKYENLTPTSRIELEYVVKEIVEENEEKYIEFFNTTGSLSTRLHKLELIPGIGKKMMWSILDARKEKPFESYEDLKNRVPSLPDPVTMISNRILQELDNTTVKKGKKKYYLFTQIPNERMKEYYREQKRKNKRYHRRR comes from the coding sequence ATGGCAGATAAAACACAAAATAAAAACAAACACTTATTTGTTAAAGAGGAAAATGCTATTATACTAGATTATCTAAGTTTAGGTTACACAAACAAAGATCAAACTAGATATAAAAGAAAACCAATCGCACAGGCAATAGGAACCGAAAAATTCACTTTACTTGAATTAATCCCCAAAGAGAATGTAGACATTGAAATACATGAAAAGGTATACATTGGCCCTGGTAAGAGAGATAAGATTAAAACCGTCAAACAACTTAAATATGAAAACTTAACCCCCACAAGCCGTATAGAACTTGAATATGTTGTCAAGGAAATTGTCGAGGAAAATGAGGAAAAATACATTGAATTCTTTAACACAACAGGATCACTTAGTACAAGACTCCATAAACTGGAATTGATTCCTGGAATAGGTAAGAAAATGATGTGGTCCATTCTTGATGCCAGAAAAGAAAAACCATTTGAAAGTTATGAGGATTTAAAAAACAGAGTCCCGTCACTACCTGATCCGGTTACTATGATATCTAATAGAATCCTTCAAGAGCTGGACAACACTACTGTAAAAAAAGGTAAAAAGAAATATTACCTGTTTACCCAAATTCCAAATGAAAGGATGAAGGAGTATTATAGAGAACAGAAAAGAAAAAACAAAAGGTACCATAGAAGAAGGTAG
- a CDS encoding DNA-directed RNA polymerase subunit L — protein sequence MDIEVLTDKKLELEIVLHGEKHALCNALRKILMEDDDVQYAVYGIDHPLIGEPIMTIKTKQKKVARNSLKKAAETLKDQAEEFKSLVEQI from the coding sequence ATGGATATTGAAGTTTTAACTGATAAAAAATTAGAATTAGAAATTGTTCTTCATGGAGAGAAACATGCACTTTGTAATGCTTTAAGAAAAATTCTTATGGAAGATGATGATGTACAATATGCTGTATATGGTATTGACCATCCATTGATTGGTGAGCCAATAATGACTATCAAAACTAAGCAGAAAAAAGTTGCAAGAAACTCCCTTAAAAAAGCTGCTGAAACTTTAAAAGATCAAGCTGAAGAATTTAAATCTTTAGTAGAACAAATATAA
- a CDS encoding NUDIX domain-containing protein, with the protein MSYHKKPSLTVDIFIYDDKNNFILIKRKNDPYKDCWAFPGGFVEYGETVENAARREAKEETSIDVELTKLVGVYSDPNRDPRGHTVTVVFLAKGNFDDRKADDDAEDIDIFSFEDLKNIDLAFDHGEIIKDIHKLVN; encoded by the coding sequence ATGTCTTATCATAAAAAGCCATCATTAACTGTTGATATTTTTATATATGATGATAAGAATAATTTTATACTCATCAAACGTAAAAATGATCCATATAAGGACTGCTGGGCTTTTCCTGGAGGTTTTGTAGAATATGGGGAAACAGTTGAAAATGCCGCAAGGCGTGAAGCTAAAGAAGAAACAAGTATTGATGTTGAATTAACTAAATTAGTTGGAGTCTATTCCGATCCCAATAGGGACCCTAGAGGTCATACAGTCACTGTTGTTTTCCTGGCAAAAGGTAATTTTGATGATAGAAAAGCAGATGACGATGCAGAGGATATTGATATTTTCTCATTTGAGGATTTAAAAAATATTGACTTGGCATTTGACCATGGGGAAATTATTAAGGATATCCATAAACTGGTTAATTAA
- a CDS encoding RNA polymerase Rpb4 family protein: MIGKNTVNREPIPAAKVKSILEKFGENHDLSYEQNVTLNHVSTFSQLSEEDTDKLVAELEGKVKRKYAVRIADLLPQDLDDMRLIFAKERISLSKEDMEEILEIVEKYTL; encoded by the coding sequence ATGATAGGTAAAAATACAGTGAATAGAGAACCTATACCTGCAGCTAAAGTAAAAAGTATTCTTGAGAAATTTGGTGAAAATCATGACCTTAGTTATGAACAAAATGTTACATTAAACCATGTTAGTACTTTTAGCCAATTATCTGAAGAGGATACCGACAAATTAGTAGCTGAACTTGAAGGAAAAGTTAAAAGGAAATATGCAGTTCGTATAGCTGATTTATTACCTCAAGATTTAGATGATATGAGATTAATTTTTGCTAAAGAAAGAATTTCATTATCTAAAGAAGATATGGAAGAAATTCTTGAAATAGTTGAAAAATACACATTATAA
- the dph2 gene encoding diphthamide biosynthesis enzyme Dph2, which translates to MSLYNMNVDKVINHINKKDYKTIGLQFPEGLKTQATSIAKRIEEETDATVIISGDPCFGSCDVCDKKMEGMVDMIVHYAHTPLPLRYKVPVMFIEAYSNVKIKKVLDKTLELLDDSSKIALATTTQHLHLINEISDYLEDNGKEVVVGSSSRGTTKGQVLGCNFSSIKNLDAEVYLFIGTGNFHPVGIHLFTKAPVIAADPYTGEVREISDYADRILRIRFARITKAKAVNKWGILVSTKEGQYRMALAKEIKKSLEDEGMEAYIILVDMISPEILLPYMDLGGFVVTACPRIAIDDSAMYKKPVITPQELEIVTDKRKWEDYQLDEILFDERYKE; encoded by the coding sequence ATGTCATTGTATAATATGAATGTGGATAAGGTAATCAATCATATTAATAAAAAGGATTATAAAACGATTGGTTTACAATTTCCAGAAGGTTTGAAAACACAGGCTACCTCCATTGCAAAAAGAATTGAGGAAGAAACAGATGCGACAGTCATCATATCAGGTGATCCTTGTTTTGGATCATGTGATGTCTGTGATAAAAAGATGGAAGGTATGGTGGATATGATTGTTCACTATGCTCATACACCATTGCCTTTAAGATATAAGGTTCCTGTAATGTTCATTGAGGCTTATTCTAACGTTAAAATTAAAAAGGTTTTGGATAAAACATTAGAGTTATTGGATGATTCTAGTAAAATAGCACTTGCAACTACAACTCAACATCTTCATTTGATTAATGAAATCAGTGATTATTTGGAGGATAACGGTAAAGAGGTGGTGGTAGGTTCCTCCTCTAGAGGCACTACAAAGGGCCAAGTTCTAGGCTGTAATTTTTCATCCATTAAAAATCTCGATGCAGAGGTCTATCTTTTTATAGGTACTGGTAATTTTCATCCTGTAGGTATTCATCTGTTTACAAAGGCTCCAGTTATTGCAGCTGATCCTTATACTGGTGAGGTTAGGGAAATTTCCGATTATGCAGATAGGATTCTAAGAATCAGATTTGCAAGAATAACTAAAGCAAAAGCCGTAAACAAATGGGGTATTTTAGTATCTACTAAAGAAGGTCAATATAGAATGGCTTTGGCCAAAGAAATAAAGAAAAGCCTTGAGGATGAAGGAATGGAGGCTTACATTATTCTTGTAGATATGATTAGTCCTGAAATTCTTTTACCCTATATGGATCTAGGTGGATTTGTAGTAACTGCATGTCCTAGAATAGCAATTGATGACTCTGCAATGTATAAAAAACCGGTAATCACTCCTCAGGAATTGGAAATTGTTACAGATAAAAGAAAATGGGAAGACTATCAATTAGATGAGATATTATTTGATGAACGTTACAAAGAATAA
- the rsmA gene encoding 16S rRNA (adenine(1518)-N(6)/adenine(1519)-N(6))-dimethyltransferase RsmA yields the protein MSKGYSLSAETKSVLNKYNIRLNHKLGQNFLIDANKRNQIIEYGNISPDETILEIGPGIGTLSLEIAKKAKRLICIEQDRKVADILQKRTMEESIDNIEIINEDALKVDFPKFDKIISNLPYQISSPITFKLLEYPFKSGILMYQKEFADRMTANVGSKNYSRLSAMLYFKVDMEFLMNVPSECFMPKPKIDSSVVRLTPNDRFKEDGKLFRNYSRICKALFQHKNKKAENSLINSRHEIGYSDKKELKNNLKSIESERLEDLLEKRVINLSPEDILDLTKELEDIL from the coding sequence TTGAGTAAAGGTTACTCACTTTCTGCTGAGACTAAAAGTGTTCTAAATAAATATAATATTAGATTAAACCATAAACTGGGACAGAACTTTTTAATCGATGCAAATAAAAGAAATCAGATAATAGAATATGGAAATATATCCCCGGATGAGACAATACTTGAAATTGGACCGGGCATAGGAACTTTAAGTCTGGAAATAGCTAAAAAAGCAAAGAGATTGATCTGTATAGAACAGGATAGAAAAGTTGCAGATATTCTACAAAAAAGGACCATGGAAGAGTCAATTGACAATATTGAAATTATCAATGAAGACGCCCTTAAGGTAGATTTTCCAAAATTTGATAAGATCATATCCAATTTGCCCTATCAGATATCATCTCCAATAACATTTAAACTGTTAGAATATCCTTTCAAATCAGGAATATTGATGTATCAGAAGGAATTTGCAGACCGTATGACTGCAAATGTAGGAAGTAAAAATTATTCAAGACTATCTGCAATGTTATATTTTAAGGTAGATATGGAATTTCTAATGAATGTTCCTTCAGAATGCTTTATGCCTAAACCTAAAATAGACTCCTCTGTTGTTAGACTAACTCCTAATGACAGATTTAAAGAAGATGGGAAACTCTTTAGAAATTATTCAAGGATATGTAAAGCATTATTTCAGCATAAAAACAAGAAAGCAGAAAACTCTTTAATTAATTCTAGACATGAAATAGGTTACTCAGATAAAAAAGAGCTAAAAAACAATTTGAAGTCTATTGAATCTGAAAGACTAGAAGATTTACTTGAAAAAAGAGTAATTAATCTGAGTCCTGAGGATATTCTAGATTTAACCAAGGAATTAGAAGACATTCTATAA
- the hpt gene encoding hypoxanthine/guanine phosphoribosyltransferase, with protein sequence MLEELKESLVNAPIVKKGNYDYFVHPISDGVPTMKPEVLKEISKLIVKNFNIDVDKIVAIEAMGIHLATALSLETDIPFVIIRKRKYGLDGEKTIHKKTGYGESTLYVNDLHKGDRILLIDDVVSTGGTLINTIEALKEIGVDLVTIIAVLEKGEGKKIVERETGCKVNTVVKIHIENDKVVVDGVVGEDY encoded by the coding sequence ATGCTTGAAGAATTAAAAGAATCATTAGTAAATGCACCTATTGTTAAAAAAGGAAATTACGATTATTTTGTTCACCCAATTAGTGATGGTGTTCCAACAATGAAACCTGAGGTTTTAAAGGAAATCTCAAAACTTATTGTTAAGAACTTTAATATTGATGTGGATAAAATTGTAGCTATCGAAGCTATGGGTATTCATTTGGCTACTGCTTTATCTTTAGAAACAGATATTCCTTTTGTCATTATTAGAAAAAGAAAATATGGTCTTGATGGAGAAAAAACCATACATAAAAAAACAGGATATGGCGAATCAACTTTATATGTAAATGATCTACATAAGGGTGATAGGATTCTATTGATTGATGATGTTGTAAGTACTGGCGGAACATTAATCAATACTATCGAGGCCCTTAAGGAAATAGGTGTGGATCTTGTTACCATTATTGCCGTTTTGGAAAAGGGTGAAGGTAAGAAGATTGTAGAAAGGGAAACAGGCTGTAAAGTTAATACCGTTGTAAAGATACATATTGAAAACGATAAAGTGGTTGTCGACGGCGTGGTTGGAGAGGATTACTAA
- a CDS encoding exosome complex RNA-binding protein Csl4, which translates to MKVESGDLVMPGDFLGIVEQYLPGEGTFDDNGTIKSSIFGNVNLDLVNRQVSVSPLTGSPIVLEKGDMVYGQITDVRSQRALIDVQGKSGEDRELALPYLGAIHISQVKNDYLERLTDAFRIGDIIEGKVSRITGENIDLNTEDDDCGVVKAMCTRCRQFLEPTSMKDELVCPRCGKKEKRKVSSNYRI; encoded by the coding sequence ATGAAGGTGGAATCAGGAGATTTAGTAATGCCCGGCGATTTTTTAGGAATTGTAGAACAATATTTACCTGGTGAAGGAACATTTGATGATAATGGTACTATTAAATCTTCTATTTTTGGTAATGTAAATTTAGATTTGGTAAATAGACAGGTATCAGTCAGTCCACTTACAGGTAGTCCTATTGTCCTGGAAAAAGGAGACATGGTTTATGGGCAGATTACTGATGTTCGTAGTCAAAGGGCTTTAATTGATGTTCAGGGTAAATCTGGTGAGGATAGAGAATTAGCTTTACCTTATCTTGGTGCTATTCATATATCTCAAGTTAAAAATGATTATCTAGAGCGTTTAACTGATGCTTTTAGAATTGGGGATATCATAGAAGGTAAAGTATCTAGAATTACAGGTGAAAATATCGATTTAAATACTGAAGATGATGACTGTGGTGTTGTTAAGGCTATGTGTACTAGATGCCGCCAATTTTTAGAACCTACTAGTATGAAAGATGAATTAGTTTGCCCTAGATGTGGTAAAAAAGAGAAACGTAAAGTCTCTTCAAACTATCGTATTTAA